The proteins below come from a single Afipia felis ATCC 53690 genomic window:
- a CDS encoding sulfite exporter TauE/SafE family protein — MGLILVLIVGLAAGILSGTVGTGSSIMLVPVLATIYGPKAAVPIMAVAALMANLSRILVWWRTVDWRAFTAYGITGGPAAYFGAQTLLILPSRAVDLTIGLFLISMIPIRHWLAKRMIRLKLWHLAIAGAVIGFLTGIVVSTGPISVPVFLGYGLVKGAFLATEAASSLVIYVVKVLTFQTSGALPWDLALKGLITGFSIMAGTFIAKPFVLRLSPDTFRHIMDGLMLISGLTMIWNAVFAA; from the coding sequence ATGGGGCTGATTCTTGTTCTTATCGTGGGGCTCGCGGCCGGTATCCTCAGCGGGACCGTCGGAACCGGCTCCTCCATCATGCTGGTGCCGGTTCTAGCCACGATCTACGGCCCGAAGGCGGCCGTTCCGATCATGGCCGTCGCGGCGTTGATGGCGAATCTCTCCCGCATTCTGGTGTGGTGGCGCACGGTCGATTGGCGTGCCTTCACCGCCTACGGCATCACCGGCGGACCGGCTGCATATTTCGGCGCGCAGACGCTGCTGATCCTGCCGAGCCGCGCCGTCGATCTCACCATCGGACTGTTCCTGATCTCGATGATTCCGATCCGGCACTGGCTCGCCAAACGCATGATCCGGCTGAAGCTGTGGCACCTGGCGATCGCGGGTGCGGTGATCGGTTTCCTGACCGGGATCGTGGTCTCCACCGGGCCGATTTCCGTTCCGGTGTTCCTCGGCTACGGGCTGGTGAAGGGGGCCTTTCTCGCGACGGAGGCCGCCTCCTCGCTTGTGATCTACGTCGTCAAGGTGCTGACCTTCCAGACAAGCGGCGCGCTGCCGTGGGACCTCGCGCTGAAGGGGCTCATCACCGGCTTTTCGATCATGGCAGGCACGTTCATCGCCAAACCGTTCGTGCTGCGCCTCTCGCCGGATACCTTCCGCCATATCATGGACGGACTGATGCTGATCTCGGGCCTGACCATGATCTGGAATGCGGTATTTGCGGCGTGA
- a CDS encoding DUF1499 domain-containing protein — MARRFSAAYQKEPISALASWARRMAIFSLVATLASVLVVRFGFLDFRPALATFFGALALAGISILLCFAAFAAIWQNGSRGMTRVLLALLINALILAYPAYLAIQYQRLPRLYDISTDPIDPPRFDALARLRAADGANPAAYAGLYSAEQQRKAYPNIEPILLDLSPQRAYEMALHLVTRRKWLIIDDRPPVPPQRIGRIEAVARTLVMGLREDVSIRITPDDDGSRVDMRSSSRYFEHDFGSNAARISAFASDLNDAADNAKPEKKIFAPAKQQPQPKGTKRR; from the coding sequence ATGGCCCGCCGCTTTTCCGCCGCCTATCAGAAGGAGCCGATCTCCGCCCTCGCCTCCTGGGCGCGGCGGATGGCGATCTTCTCTCTGGTCGCTACCCTCGCTTCGGTGTTGGTGGTGCGTTTCGGCTTTCTCGATTTCCGTCCGGCGCTCGCTACCTTCTTCGGGGCGCTCGCGCTCGCCGGTATTTCCATTCTTCTGTGCTTCGCCGCGTTCGCCGCCATCTGGCAGAACGGATCGCGCGGCATGACGCGCGTTTTGTTAGCGCTGCTGATCAACGCCCTGATCCTGGCCTACCCGGCCTATCTCGCAATCCAGTATCAACGCCTGCCGCGCCTTTACGACATCTCGACCGATCCGATCGATCCGCCCCGCTTCGATGCGCTTGCCCGCCTGCGCGCGGCCGACGGCGCTAATCCCGCTGCCTATGCCGGGCTCTATTCCGCCGAACAGCAGCGCAAGGCCTACCCAAACATCGAGCCGATCCTGCTCGATTTATCGCCGCAGCGGGCCTACGAGATGGCGTTGCACCTCGTCACGCGCCGTAAGTGGCTGATTATCGACGACCGTCCACCCGTGCCGCCGCAGCGGATCGGACGGATCGAAGCCGTGGCGCGCACGCTCGTCATGGGGCTGCGCGAGGACGTATCGATCCGCATCACGCCCGACGACGATGGATCGCGTGTCGATATGCGCTCGTCCTCACGCTATTTCGAGCACGATTTCGGCAGCAACGCCGCGCGCATCAGCGCCTTCGCGAGCGACCTCAACGACGCAGCCGACAACGCCAAGCCTGAAAAAAAGATTTTCGCGCCGGCCAAGCAGCAGCCTCAGCCCAAGGGCACCAAGAGGCGATAA
- a CDS encoding MBL fold metallo-hydrolase, with protein sequence MSADDDILFNRNFPLKPGIVDRPVSGVRRVLCNNPGPFTFTGTVSYIVGEGRVAIIDPGPDDDAHVAALLDAVRGETVTHIFVTHTHRDHSPAVPRLKQATGATVYAEGPHRPARPMHEGEPPRKESNDVDFCPDVQLKDGETVQGAGWALQAVATPGHTANHMAFAWRERSLMFVGDHVMGWSTTIVVPPDGAMIDYMASLEKLAARPEQLYLPGHGPEIPEGPRFTEFMFRHRRAREASILHRLAKGEADIPSIVRASYIGIDPRLVNAAGYSVLAHLEDLVERGIVATDGAPTIDKTYRLLVPLG encoded by the coding sequence ATGTCCGCCGATGACGACATTCTGTTCAATCGCAACTTTCCGCTGAAACCCGGAATTGTCGATCGCCCCGTGTCGGGTGTGCGGCGCGTGTTGTGCAATAATCCCGGTCCTTTCACCTTCACCGGCACGGTGAGCTACATCGTGGGCGAGGGGCGTGTCGCGATCATCGATCCGGGGCCAGACGATGACGCGCATGTTGCCGCACTTCTCGATGCGGTTCGCGGCGAGACCGTGACGCATATTTTTGTCACCCACACCCATCGCGACCACTCTCCCGCCGTGCCGCGGCTCAAGCAGGCGACCGGCGCCACGGTCTATGCGGAAGGGCCGCATCGCCCCGCGCGTCCGATGCATGAAGGCGAGCCGCCCCGCAAGGAATCCAACGATGTGGATTTCTGCCCCGATGTTCAATTGAAGGACGGCGAGACGGTTCAGGGTGCCGGATGGGCCTTGCAGGCCGTTGCCACGCCGGGTCACACCGCGAACCACATGGCATTCGCCTGGCGCGAACGATCGCTCATGTTCGTCGGCGATCACGTCATGGGCTGGTCCACCACTATCGTTGTTCCGCCGGACGGTGCAATGATCGATTATATGGCATCGCTTGAGAAACTCGCGGCGCGGCCGGAGCAGCTTTATCTTCCGGGGCACGGACCTGAAATTCCCGAAGGTCCGCGTTTCACCGAGTTTATGTTCCGACACCGCAGGGCGCGCGAAGCATCGATCCTGCATCGTCTTGCGAAGGGCGAAGCGGACATTCCGAGTATCGTGCGCGCGAGCTATATCGGCATCGATCCGCGGCTCGTGAATGCGGCAGGCTATTCGGTGCTGGCGCATCTGGAGGACTTGGTCGAGCGTGGCATCGTTGCGACCGACGGCGCGCCAACTATCGACAAGACTTATCGCCTCTTGGTGCCCTTGGGCTGA
- a CDS encoding acyl-CoA dehydrogenase, with translation MSARSQAKDKPVFKWDDPFLLDDQLTEDERMIRDTAHAYAQEKLLPRVREAYEGETADRDIFREMGELGLIGITLPEEYGCANASYVAYGLVAREVERVDSGYRSMNSVQSSLVMYPIYAYGDEAQRKKYLPKLASGEWVGCFGLTEPDAGSDVDSMKTRAEKVSDGYRLTGSKMWISNAPIADVFVIWAKSQAHDNKIRGFILEKGMKGLSAPKISGKLSLRASITGEVVMDGVVVPESALLPNVSGLSGPFGCLNRARYGISWGVMGAAEDCFQRARQYVLDRKQFGRPLAATQLMQKKLADMETEITLGLQGSLRVGRLMDEGKFAPEMISLMKRNNCGKALDIARVARDMHGGNGISSEFHVMRHAQNLESVNTYEGTHDVHALILGRAITGIQAFM, from the coding sequence ATGAGCGCGCGTTCCCAGGCGAAGGACAAACCCGTATTCAAATGGGACGATCCGTTTCTGCTCGACGATCAATTGACCGAAGACGAGCGGATGATCCGCGATACCGCGCATGCCTACGCGCAGGAAAAACTGTTGCCGCGCGTGCGCGAGGCTTACGAAGGCGAGACGGCGGATCGCGATATCTTCCGCGAGATGGGCGAGCTTGGTTTGATTGGCATTACGCTGCCTGAGGAATATGGCTGCGCCAATGCGAGTTATGTCGCCTACGGTCTTGTCGCCCGCGAGGTTGAGCGGGTCGACTCCGGCTATCGCTCGATGAACAGCGTGCAGTCGTCGCTGGTGATGTATCCAATCTATGCCTACGGCGACGAGGCGCAGCGCAAGAAGTATCTGCCGAAGCTCGCGAGCGGCGAGTGGGTCGGCTGCTTCGGTCTCACCGAGCCTGACGCCGGGTCCGACGTCGACAGCATGAAGACGCGCGCCGAGAAAGTGTCGGACGGTTATCGGCTCACCGGCTCGAAGATGTGGATTTCCAACGCGCCGATCGCCGATGTGTTCGTGATCTGGGCGAAGTCGCAGGCGCACGACAACAAGATCCGCGGCTTTATTCTCGAAAAGGGAATGAAGGGTCTGTCGGCGCCGAAGATTTCCGGCAAGCTGTCGCTGCGCGCCTCGATCACCGGCGAAGTCGTGATGGACGGCGTGGTGGTGCCGGAAAGCGCGCTCCTGCCCAACGTCTCAGGTCTTTCCGGCCCGTTCGGTTGCCTCAATCGTGCGCGCTACGGCATTTCGTGGGGCGTGATGGGCGCGGCTGAGGATTGCTTCCAGCGCGCTCGCCAATATGTCCTCGACCGCAAGCAGTTCGGCCGGCCGCTCGCCGCCACCCAGTTGATGCAAAAGAAGCTTGCAGACATGGAAACCGAGATCACGCTCGGCCTGCAAGGCTCATTGCGGGTCGGTCGCCTGATGGATGAGGGCAAGTTCGCGCCTGAAATGATTTCGCTCATGAAGCGCAACAATTGCGGCAAGGCGCTCGACATCGCCCGCGTCGCGCGCGACATGCACGGAGGCAACGGCATTTCCAGCGAATTCCATGTCATGCGCCATGCGCAGAATCTGGAAAGCGTGAATACGTATGAGGGCACGCACGACGTACACGCGTTGATCCTGGGCCGCGCAATCACCGGCATTCAGGCCTTCATGTAA
- the ribB gene encoding 3,4-dihydroxy-2-butanone-4-phosphate synthase — protein MPNSIPEVLKAFAAGEIVVVTDDEDREGEGDLIVAASLCTSEKMAFIIRHTSGIVCAPLTVEDARRLRLDPMVAHNDSNHTTAFTVSIDYKPGMTTGISADERVACCRALANPNAGAADFARPGHIFPLIAREGGVLLRSGHTEAAVDLCKLTDLPPVGVISELMNDDGTVMKGQQVADFARKHNLKHVTIADMIAYRQAREKLIERVSTFTTDSPIGPLKGYAYRSPFDPVYHAAFVYNGVGDGKGVLTRIHKPNVIKDIFFSSRRLEKVLERFKANGSGVLVYLRDGVVGVPVAPLEQQHHSTEEDRHRQWREVGIGAQILRDLGVTSIRHLTSAVHAYKGLSGYGIEIVGNEPFES, from the coding sequence ATGCCGAATTCCATTCCCGAAGTCCTGAAGGCTTTTGCCGCGGGTGAGATCGTTGTGGTGACCGACGATGAAGATCGTGAGGGCGAGGGCGATCTGATCGTCGCCGCCAGCCTCTGCACTTCGGAAAAGATGGCGTTCATCATCCGCCACACCTCGGGCATCGTCTGTGCGCCGTTGACGGTCGAGGATGCGCGACGGCTGCGGCTCGATCCGATGGTCGCCCATAACGACTCCAATCACACCACGGCCTTTACGGTCTCCATCGACTACAAGCCTGGCATGACGACCGGCATTTCCGCCGACGAGCGGGTTGCGTGTTGCCGTGCATTGGCCAATCCGAACGCGGGCGCAGCCGACTTCGCGCGGCCGGGGCATATTTTTCCGTTGATCGCGCGCGAGGGCGGAGTGCTGCTGCGCTCCGGTCACACCGAAGCGGCCGTCGACCTGTGCAAGCTCACCGACCTGCCGCCTGTCGGCGTCATCAGCGAACTGATGAACGACGACGGCACGGTGATGAAGGGCCAGCAGGTGGCGGACTTTGCCAGGAAGCATAACCTGAAACACGTCACCATCGCGGACATGATTGCTTATCGGCAGGCGCGCGAGAAGCTGATCGAGCGGGTGTCGACCTTCACGACGGATTCTCCGATCGGTCCCCTGAAGGGTTACGCCTATCGTTCGCCGTTCGATCCCGTCTATCACGCGGCGTTCGTCTATAACGGGGTTGGCGACGGCAAGGGCGTGCTCACCCGCATTCACAAGCCGAACGTCATCAAGGATATTTTCTTTAGTTCCCGTCGCCTGGAGAAGGTGCTGGAGCGGTTCAAGGCGAATGGCAGCGGCGTTCTCGTTTATCTGCGCGACGGCGTCGTCGGCGTGCCGGTGGCACCACTGGAGCAGCAGCATCACTCCACCGAGGAGGATCGGCATCGCCAGTGGCGCGAAGTCGGCATCGGTGCGCAAATCCTGCGCGATCTCGGGGTAACGTCGATCCGTCATCTGACGTCGGCGGTCCATGCCTACAAGGGCCTGTCGGGCTACGGCATCGAAATCGTCGGCAACGAGCCGTTCGAGAGCTGA
- a CDS encoding DUF2147 domain-containing protein: protein MTLPVTRLLLAGLASIVTIAATSLPGKAQDKNAVTGIWVTEKGDARVRITTCGAGICGKVIALREPTDPETGKPATDNKNPNPALAQRPVIGLNLFNDMRATGPASWAGRIYNAEDGQFYASKVMQEGPTRLRVEGCVGALCGGETWSKVGN, encoded by the coding sequence ATGACTCTGCCCGTCACTCGACTTCTGCTCGCCGGTCTCGCAAGCATTGTCACGATCGCCGCCACCTCGCTTCCCGGCAAGGCGCAGGATAAAAACGCCGTGACCGGAATCTGGGTCACGGAAAAGGGCGATGCTAGGGTTCGGATCACGACCTGCGGCGCCGGTATTTGCGGCAAGGTCATCGCCTTACGCGAACCGACCGACCCGGAAACCGGCAAACCCGCGACCGACAATAAAAATCCGAACCCGGCCCTCGCCCAGCGCCCGGTCATCGGGCTCAATCTCTTCAACGACATGCGCGCGACCGGCCCCGCCAGTTGGGCGGGCCGCATCTACAATGCGGAAGACGGCCAGTTCTACGCCAGCAAGGTCATGCAGGAGGGTCCGACGCGGCTGCGCGTGGAGGGTTGCGTCGGCGCACTGTGCGGCGGCGAAACCTGGAGCAAGGTCGGCAACTAA
- a CDS encoding ABC transporter ATP-binding protein: protein MTSVVLEAEGLHTYYGKSHILRGVSLEVREGEIVSLLGRNGAGKSTTMRSLMGLTKAREGTVRIFGQTTTQFNPYRIAALGVGFVPEGRKIFPNLTVEENLKVPAERPGPWTIERVFELFPRLAERKANKGGQLSGGEQEMLAIARALLLNPKLILLDEPSQGLAPLIVQEVFRVIQSAREQGISVLLVEQNVRAAVEISDRAYVLDDGRVVYSGIASEFARDEERVRALAGASAENWEPQPGT, encoded by the coding sequence ATGACCAGCGTAGTGCTCGAGGCCGAAGGGCTTCACACCTATTATGGCAAGAGTCACATCCTGCGCGGCGTCAGTCTCGAGGTGAGGGAAGGCGAGATCGTGTCGCTGCTCGGCCGCAACGGTGCGGGCAAAAGCACCACCATGCGTAGCCTGATGGGCCTGACGAAGGCGCGCGAGGGAACGGTGCGGATTTTCGGCCAGACCACGACGCAGTTCAATCCCTATCGCATCGCGGCACTGGGGGTGGGGTTCGTGCCAGAGGGGCGAAAGATCTTCCCGAACCTGACGGTCGAGGAAAATCTGAAAGTGCCCGCCGAGCGGCCCGGCCCGTGGACGATCGAGCGCGTGTTCGAGTTGTTCCCGCGGCTTGCGGAACGCAAGGCCAACAAGGGCGGGCAGCTCTCGGGCGGCGAGCAGGAGATGCTGGCCATTGCGCGCGCGCTGCTGCTCAATCCGAAATTGATCCTGCTCGACGAGCCGTCGCAGGGGCTTGCGCCTTTGATCGTGCAGGAAGTCTTTCGGGTGATCCAGAGCGCGCGGGAGCAGGGCATCTCGGTGCTGCTGGTCGAGCAGAACGTGCGTGCGGCTGTCGAGATTTCAGACCGCGCTTACGTGCTCGATGATGGCCGCGTGGTGTATTCGGGAATAGCCTCGGAGTTCGCCCGCGACGAAGAACGGGTCCGGGCGCTGGCCGGTGCGAGCGCGGAGAACTGGGAACCGCAGCCCGGCACGTAA
- a CDS encoding ABC transporter ATP-binding protein, with protein MSILRIEGVSKRFGSLVAVDNVSLNVQPGELRAVIGPNGAGKTTFFNMISGFLSPSAGKITFNETDVTDMPPVQRVWSGMARTFQITEIFPELSVYENIRVAVEVAEGYRLTFRMPAEGGEKVAARVADLMRMGGLTNKADRIAGELSHGDQRATEIMMAIALNPKLLLLDEPTAGMGDQETYDVTQLIRKLHRDEKLTIVLIEHDMRVVFHLADRITVLAEGKMLAEGTPPEIAANEVVQAAYLGKGAA; from the coding sequence ATGAGCATCCTGCGCATCGAGGGAGTCTCGAAACGGTTCGGCAGTCTGGTGGCGGTCGACAATGTCTCGTTGAACGTGCAGCCGGGCGAGTTGCGCGCGGTGATCGGCCCCAACGGAGCCGGCAAGACGACGTTCTTCAACATGATCAGCGGCTTTCTGAGCCCGAGTGCCGGCAAGATCACGTTCAATGAAACCGATGTGACGGATATGCCGCCTGTGCAGCGCGTGTGGAGCGGCATGGCGCGCACCTTCCAGATCACGGAGATATTTCCGGAGCTGTCGGTTTACGAGAACATCCGGGTCGCCGTCGAAGTGGCGGAAGGGTATCGCCTCACATTCCGAATGCCGGCCGAGGGAGGCGAAAAGGTGGCCGCGCGGGTCGCCGATCTCATGAGAATGGGCGGGCTCACCAACAAGGCCGATCGTATCGCAGGCGAACTCTCGCATGGCGACCAGCGCGCGACCGAGATCATGATGGCGATTGCGCTCAACCCGAAGCTGCTGCTGCTCGACGAGCCAACCGCAGGCATGGGCGATCAGGAAACCTACGATGTCACTCAGTTGATCCGGAAACTGCATCGCGACGAGAAGCTCACCATCGTGCTGATCGAGCACGACATGCGTGTCGTCTTCCATCTGGCCGACCGCATCACCGTACTGGCCGAAGGCAAGATGCTGGCGGAAGGCACGCCGCCGGAGATCGCTGCCAACGAGGTTGTGCAGGCAGCCTATCTCGGAAAGGGCGCGGCATGA
- a CDS encoding branched-chain amino acid ABC transporter permease, which produces MDTLDRNKLLANIVVWVALVAMPYWLPAIGGYTELGTRVVILGLAAMSLNFLLGYTGVLSFGHAAYFGLGAYGAGLMLRYLYPSTGLAIIFGVLIGAFAAAIIGPMIIRLRGVYFAMVTIAFGQVFYFIAFRWHSVTGGDDGLTGWGRLPIDLGFTTLDIQGNSRLFYFFVLAIFAIAVAVMAWVLRSPFGHTLIAIRENERRARFLGIPIDRHIWMSWTISCAFVSLAGALYALLNNFVDPRALYWTQSGDFVIMAVLGGMRSFWGPLIGAAIFVVLQDYLSSQTENWMSFVGVFFVLIVLFFPRGVLGALKRRATS; this is translated from the coding sequence ATGGACACCCTCGATCGCAACAAACTGCTTGCGAACATCGTCGTCTGGGTTGCGTTGGTGGCAATGCCATACTGGCTTCCGGCCATCGGCGGCTACACCGAACTCGGTACCCGCGTCGTCATCCTCGGCCTTGCGGCCATGTCGCTGAACTTCCTGCTCGGCTACACCGGCGTTCTCTCCTTCGGTCATGCCGCATATTTCGGCCTCGGCGCTTACGGCGCGGGTCTGATGCTGCGTTATCTCTATCCGAGCACAGGCCTTGCGATCATCTTCGGCGTGCTGATCGGCGCGTTCGCGGCTGCCATCATCGGCCCGATGATCATTCGCCTGCGTGGTGTCTATTTCGCCATGGTCACCATCGCGTTTGGGCAGGTGTTCTACTTCATCGCGTTCCGTTGGCATTCGGTGACGGGCGGTGACGACGGCCTGACCGGATGGGGGCGCCTGCCGATCGACCTTGGGTTCACCACGCTCGACATTCAGGGCAATTCGCGGCTGTTCTATTTCTTCGTGCTCGCGATCTTCGCGATCGCGGTCGCGGTGATGGCATGGGTGTTGCGTTCGCCCTTCGGACATACGCTGATCGCCATCCGCGAGAACGAACGGCGAGCGCGCTTCCTCGGCATTCCGATCGACCGGCATATCTGGATGTCGTGGACGATTTCCTGCGCCTTCGTCAGTCTCGCGGGCGCGCTCTACGCGCTGCTCAACAACTTCGTCGATCCACGCGCGCTGTACTGGACCCAATCCGGTGACTTCGTGATCATGGCGGTGCTGGGCGGTATGCGGTCGTTCTGGGGGCCGTTGATTGGCGCTGCGATCTTCGTCGTGCTGCAGGATTATCTGTCGAGCCAGACCGAGAACTGGATGTCGTTCGTCGGCGTATTCTTCGTGCTGATCGTGCTGTTCTTCCCGCGCGGTGTGCTTGGCGCGCTGAAACGGAGGGCCACGTCATGA
- a CDS encoding branched-chain amino acid ABC transporter permease: MTQLVLFNIFNGLIVGAFYALMALGLSLILNLSGTINFAHGGFLALGGYIAYTLIPYIGFWGGLIVAPVLTAVLGLIVERVLIRRVYGRDPLYSLLLTFGLAFILEDGARFIWGAQSLPFQVPGWLVTPLSQDYFFLTGYRLFMVLIVAIAVAGIFLILRYTRLGIRIRAGTHDLETVSVLGVNVRILRNLNFGIGVYLAGLAGVLAVGQLGLQPTIGSSLIMPSFVAIIVGGLGSLPGTLLGGLLIGVASGLATVFFPSATEAIMYVMMAAVLLVRPRGLLGEEGRF; encoded by the coding sequence ATGACGCAACTTGTTCTTTTCAACATCTTCAACGGGCTTATCGTCGGCGCGTTCTACGCACTCATGGCGCTCGGCCTGTCGCTGATCCTCAATCTCTCCGGGACGATCAATTTCGCACATGGCGGATTTCTCGCGCTCGGCGGCTACATCGCCTATACGTTGATCCCCTATATCGGCTTCTGGGGTGGGCTCATCGTTGCACCTGTGCTCACCGCGGTTTTGGGGTTGATCGTCGAGCGAGTCCTGATCCGCAGGGTCTATGGACGTGATCCGCTCTACAGCCTGCTGCTGACATTCGGCCTTGCCTTCATCTTGGAGGATGGGGCGCGGTTCATCTGGGGCGCGCAGAGCCTGCCGTTTCAGGTGCCGGGCTGGCTCGTGACGCCACTCAGCCAGGATTATTTCTTTCTCACCGGCTATCGGCTGTTCATGGTGCTGATCGTTGCAATCGCGGTCGCCGGGATATTCCTGATCCTGCGCTACACGCGGCTTGGCATCCGCATCCGTGCCGGCACGCATGACCTCGAAACGGTGTCGGTTCTTGGCGTTAATGTGCGTATCCTGCGCAATCTCAATTTCGGCATCGGCGTTTATCTCGCAGGCCTAGCCGGCGTGCTTGCGGTCGGCCAGCTCGGCCTGCAGCCGACCATCGGCAGTTCGCTCATCATGCCGAGCTTCGTGGCGATCATTGTCGGCGGTCTCGGCAGTCTGCCGGGAACGCTGCTCGGCGGCTTGCTGATCGGCGTCGCATCCGGTCTCGCCACGGTTTTCTTTCCTTCTGCAACGGAAGCGATCATGTACGTGATGATGGCAGCGGTGCTGCTGGTCCGGCCACGCGGCCTTCTCGGCGAGGAGGGGCGTTTCTGA
- a CDS encoding ABC transporter substrate-binding protein, with protein MSSKFELPKLSRRSLLKATALAGVSQVASPFVVTSWAADTVKIGLDNPLTGTYAATGKNEMIGAQLAVEQINAKGGILGRKVELLVEDSTSGDAGTAVQKARKLIDRDQVNFLLGNVNSALAQAMANVAYEKKILHVVPGGHTDTITGSNCHWNVFRVCNTTRMQTNSISKVLFEKYGKKWYFITPDYAFGHTLQQGFEASLKEFGGTKVGGDLVPLQTTDFSSYLIKAQAANPEVIIVLTSGEDMVNTLKQAVQFGLDKRFHIAGAQQELEALNGLPPEARIGSWVFEWYWKQPNVPHVAEFVADIRKKTGGHVPTARTWFGFASAWTCALAAANAKSLDTVKMAKALQGFKLPPEIALMPKDTVYREGDNQLMPTLYVGHAQAKGKDDPEDLFVVDMEVDGSKAAPSVADTGCKMTWPA; from the coding sequence ATGAGTTCGAAGTTCGAATTGCCGAAATTGAGCCGTCGCTCTTTGTTGAAAGCAACCGCGCTGGCGGGTGTTTCGCAGGTTGCTTCCCCCTTTGTCGTTACGTCGTGGGCCGCCGACACCGTCAAAATTGGTCTCGACAATCCGCTGACCGGTACCTACGCCGCGACCGGCAAGAACGAGATGATCGGCGCGCAGCTTGCTGTCGAACAGATCAACGCCAAGGGCGGCATTCTCGGCCGCAAGGTTGAACTGCTGGTAGAGGATTCAACGAGCGGCGACGCCGGCACCGCGGTGCAGAAGGCGCGTAAGCTGATCGACCGTGACCAAGTGAATTTTCTGCTCGGCAACGTCAACTCGGCGCTGGCGCAGGCGATGGCGAACGTCGCCTATGAGAAGAAGATTCTTCATGTCGTTCCGGGTGGTCACACCGATACGATCACCGGTTCGAACTGCCACTGGAATGTTTTCCGCGTCTGCAACACCACTCGCATGCAGACCAACTCGATCTCGAAGGTGTTGTTCGAGAAGTACGGCAAGAAGTGGTACTTCATCACGCCGGATTATGCCTTCGGCCACACGCTTCAGCAGGGCTTTGAGGCCAGCTTGAAGGAATTTGGTGGAACGAAGGTGGGTGGCGATCTCGTGCCGCTGCAGACCACCGATTTCTCGTCATATCTGATCAAGGCGCAGGCAGCCAATCCTGAAGTCATCATCGTGCTGACGTCGGGCGAGGACATGGTGAACACGCTGAAGCAGGCTGTGCAGTTCGGCCTCGACAAGCGTTTCCATATTGCGGGCGCCCAGCAGGAGCTCGAAGCACTTAACGGCCTGCCGCCGGAAGCGCGAATCGGAAGCTGGGTGTTCGAGTGGTACTGGAAGCAGCCGAACGTGCCGCATGTCGCTGAGTTCGTGGCCGACATCCGCAAGAAGACCGGTGGCCACGTGCCGACCGCGCGTACGTGGTTCGGTTTCGCATCGGCCTGGACCTGCGCTCTCGCTGCCGCAAACGCCAAGTCGCTCGATACGGTGAAGATGGCCAAGGCGCTGCAGGGCTTCAAGTTACCGCCGGAAATTGCGTTGATGCCGAAAGACACGGTTTATCGTGAGGGCGACAATCAGCTCATGCCGACGCTGTATGTCGGACACGCGCAAGCGAAGGGTAAGGACGATCCCGAAGATCTCTTCGTCGTCGACATGGAAGTGGATGGCAGCAAAGCTGCTCCGTCAGTCGCTGACACCGGCTGCAAGATGACGTGGCCTGCCTGA